The Henckelia pumila isolate YLH828 chromosome 2, ASM3356847v2, whole genome shotgun sequence genome includes a window with the following:
- the LOC140883021 gene encoding uncharacterized protein isoform X2: MTPLTHLVRHSPATPPLSTFQRSRHPRSLRLSLNLHKMADQSTTHDNKVKEEKEEKPTISVPPPPEKPLPGDCCGSGCVRIHWIDEYQKLQSSLGIFEQFKQSKYSSYGLKHNNTFEYEQY; this comes from the exons ATGACGCCATTAACCCATTTAGTCCGCCACAGCCCCGCCACTCCTCCTCTTTCCACGTTCCAACGCAGCCGCCACCCAAGATCCCTCCGCCTCTCCCTTAATCTTCACAAGATGGCTGATCAATCCACCACCCACGATAACAAAGTCAAAGAGGAAAAGGAGGAGAAGCCAACCATCTCCGTTCCGCCGCCGCCGGAGAAGCCGTTGCCCGGGGATTGCTGCGGCAGTGGCTGTGTGAG GATCCATTGGATTGATGAATATCAAAAGCTTCAGTCATCTTTAGGCATTTTCGAGCAATTTAAACAAAGCAAATATTCATCATATGGCTTAAAAC ataataatacttttgagtatGAACAATATTGa
- the LOC140883021 gene encoding uncharacterized protein isoform X3, protein MTPLTHLVRHSPATPPLSTFQRSRHPRSLRLSLNLHKMADQSTTHDNKVKEEKEEKPTISVPPPPEKPLPGDCCGSGCVR, encoded by the exons ATGACGCCATTAACCCATTTAGTCCGCCACAGCCCCGCCACTCCTCCTCTTTCCACGTTCCAACGCAGCCGCCACCCAAGATCCCTCCGCCTCTCCCTTAATCTTCACAAGATGGCTGATCAATCCACCACCCACGATAACAAAGTCAAAGAGGAAAAGGAGGAGAAGCCAACCATCTCCGTTCCGCCGCCGCCGGAGAAGCCGTTGCCCGGGGATTGCTGCGGCAGTGGCTGTGTGAG ataa
- the LOC140883021 gene encoding uncharacterized protein isoform X1 — translation MTPLTHLVRHSPATPPLSTFQRSRHPRSLRLSLNLHKMADQSTTHDNKVKEEKEEKPTISVPPPPEKPLPGDCCGSGCVRIHWIDEYQKLQSSLGIFEQFKQSKYSSYGLKPSRIHLRGTVEELALPFLFGDLFVEYI, via the exons ATGACGCCATTAACCCATTTAGTCCGCCACAGCCCCGCCACTCCTCCTCTTTCCACGTTCCAACGCAGCCGCCACCCAAGATCCCTCCGCCTCTCCCTTAATCTTCACAAGATGGCTGATCAATCCACCACCCACGATAACAAAGTCAAAGAGGAAAAGGAGGAGAAGCCAACCATCTCCGTTCCGCCGCCGCCGGAGAAGCCGTTGCCCGGGGATTGCTGCGGCAGTGGCTGTGTGAG GATCCATTGGATTGATGAATATCAAAAGCTTCAGTCATCTTTAGGCATTTTCGAGCAATTTAAACAAAGCAAATATTCATCATATGGCTTAAAAC CGAGCAGAATTCATTTAAGGGGCACAGTGGAAGAACTCGCCCTCCCGTTTTTATTTGGAGATTTGTTTGTTGAATACATTTGA
- the LOC140879245 gene encoding uncharacterized protein: MTTFMVVASALHQKIKFPVGNEVAEVQGDQVIARKCYVEEVRIEQKMARTDNIDRPGLPGMEQVNLIEDTFVTVEEEIEEIMIFPPSGMIPLAKEDKDKVSFVTSTRTYCNVVMPFGLKNAETTYQRLMDKTLKNNQMKLNPNKCTFGVWAGKFLGYMVTKKGIEANPEKVQAIISMSSFRNIQEGKELFLYLAVTPRAASSVLVRKEGINHQPVYFVNHALKGAELNYLTQEKLALALVITTRKLRPYFLSHPITVLTNSALEKIASNPNASERLVRWITELSEYGIKFEPRTTIKAQALADFLAETVQLDQEELWRIFVDGSSCLIRIGAEIVIISPWGEETNISISLDFRASNNEAEYKTLLLGLKAARNLGISQAVLYSNSQLAIQQSNGKFETKDEKMMKYAKALDKAKEGFTELNLEIIPRAENIKADHLARLTSALNDQPYPIISGRKLVSQLETLDDIIDQRHANLQWRPAEYMKVVVAACRFDQLGMDIVGSFPVSTGQRKFLLVAVDYFYKWVKVMPLAKITEKSVQFSVEKYSVPFRDPAQVGVRQWEIVLWS; the protein is encoded by the exons ATGACCACTTTCATGGTTGTAGCATCAGCTCTGCATCAGAAAATAAAGTTCCCGGTGGGTAATGAGGTCGCCGAAGTACAAGGTGATCAAGTTATTGCCCGAAAGTGCTATGTGGAAGAGGTCAGAATAGAACAAAAAATGGCCAGGACTGATAATATTGACCGACCTGGACTCCCTGGTATGGAACAAGTCAACTTGATAGAAGACACATTTGTCACTGttgaagaagaaattgaggAAATCATGATCTTTCCTCCTTCTGGGATG ATCCCTTTAGCGAAGGAAGACAAGGACAAGGTGAGTTTTGTTACATCAACGAGAACTTACTGCAATGTGGTCATGCCATTTGGGCTTAAAAATGCTGAGACTACATATCAAAGATTGATGGATAAA ACGCtgaaaaataatcaaatgaagTTAAACCCTAACAAGTGCACTTTTGGAGTTTGGGCTGGCAAGTTTCTGGGTTACATGGTTACAAAAAAGGGAATTGAAGCCAATCCTGAAAAAGTCCAAGCTATCATCTCCATGAGTTCTTTCCGAAATATACAGGAG GGAAAAGAGCTATTCCTCTATTTGGCTGTCACTCCCCGAGCAGCCAGCTCGGTCCTGGTCAGGAAGGAAGGGATAAATCATCAACCCGTTTACTTTGTCAATCATGCCTTGAAGGGAGCCGAACTCAATTACTTAACTCAAGAAAAGCTTGCCTTAGCTTTAGTTATTACAACAAGGAAATTAAGGCCTTATTTTCTCTCACATCCCATCACCGTGCTCACTAATAGTGCTTTGGAAAAAATTGCATCTAACCCAAATGCGTCGGAAAGACTTGTCAGGTGGATTACAGAGTTGAGTGAATACGGTATTAAATTTGAACCCCGAACAACCATAAAAGCTCAAGCCCTAGCCGACTTCTTGGCAGAGACAGTGCAATTAGATCAAGAAGAGCTATGGAGGATTTTTGTAGACGGGTCATCATGTCTAATAAGAATCGGGGCTGAAATTGTTAtcatatcgccttggggtgaaGAAACTAATATCTCCATTAGCTTGGACTTCCGAGCCTCTAATAATGAAGCAGAATATAAGACATTATTACTTGGACTAAAGGCCGCACGGAATTTGGGTATTTCCCAGGCTGTTCTATATTCCAATTCCCAATTAGCCATTCAACAAAGCAATGGAAAGTTTGAGACTAAAGATGAGAAGATGATGAAATATGCCAAAGCATTAGACAAGGCCAAAGAAGGGTTCACCGAGCTGAACTTGGAGATCATCCCTcgagctgaaaatattaagGCCGACCATTTGGCTCGCCTGACCAGTGCCTTGAACGACCAGCCTTATCCTATTATCTCAGGTCGGAAACTCGTGTCTCAACTTGAAACTCTTGATGATATTATAGATCAA AGGCATGCTAACCTACAGTGGAGACCCGCAGAATACATGAAGGTAGTTGTGGCTGCCTGTCGTTTTGATCAGTTGGGAATGGATATTGTTGGTTCATTCCCTGTTAGCACGGGGCAAAGGAAATTCTTGCTGGTTGCAGtcgattatttttataaatggGTAAAGGTCATGCCTCTAGCTAAAATTACAGAAAAAAGTGTTCAGTTTTCTGTGGAAAAATATAGTGTGCCGTTTCGAGATCCCGCACAGGTTGGTGTCAGACAATGGGAGATAGTTCTGTGGAGCTAA